The following coding sequences lie in one Sinorhizobium fredii USDA 257 genomic window:
- a CDS encoding DUF2125 domain-containing protein, whose product MTVTEVDNGRPASRKFLWLATGIILVAGIYSGAWFVAADQIEKRLPAYLAEKQASSLGGECTDLEVRGFPFRIGLFCDKVRLDDTRHGASASFGALRTAAQVYQPGRAVVELDGPAEIRVSPGVSVSADWTLLRASLAATLSGLDRTSIAYDNLTGTVRSPLMGKGVGFGASHGEVHLRQTGADLDAALSVEKLDLRPEEGPSLAPPANVTADLTVSGKAEWLQGASVAPHMLRGTKGELRQLTLDAGEGMTAKLSGPFSVNDQGLISGEFALTLVNISTWRENLVKAIPEETDLINNVANVLAALAAGKNEATVKLNVRDGTAFLAFVPIGVLPAL is encoded by the coding sequence ATGACGGTAACCGAGGTCGACAATGGGCGGCCCGCCAGCCGGAAGTTTCTCTGGCTCGCAACGGGCATCATTCTTGTCGCCGGCATCTATTCCGGCGCCTGGTTCGTCGCCGCCGACCAGATCGAGAAACGGCTGCCGGCCTACCTGGCGGAAAAGCAGGCGAGCAGCCTTGGCGGCGAGTGCACCGACCTGGAGGTGCGCGGTTTTCCGTTCCGCATCGGCCTCTTCTGCGACAAGGTGCGCCTCGACGACACCCGCCACGGTGCGTCCGCATCCTTCGGTGCCCTGAGAACGGCGGCGCAGGTCTACCAGCCGGGACGCGCCGTCGTCGAACTCGATGGCCCCGCTGAAATCCGGGTCTCGCCCGGCGTTTCGGTGTCTGCCGATTGGACGCTCCTGCGTGCCAGTCTCGCCGCGACGCTCTCGGGCCTCGACCGTACGTCGATTGCCTATGACAACCTGACCGGCACGGTCCGTTCGCCGCTCATGGGCAAGGGCGTGGGCTTCGGCGCGAGCCACGGGGAAGTCCATCTGCGCCAGACCGGCGCAGATCTCGACGCGGCCCTCAGCGTCGAGAAACTCGACCTACGCCCGGAGGAAGGACCGAGCCTCGCCCCGCCCGCCAATGTTACGGCGGATCTCACGGTCTCGGGCAAAGCCGAATGGCTGCAGGGCGCCTCCGTCGCGCCGCACATGCTTCGCGGCACGAAGGGGGAACTGCGCCAACTGACGCTGGATGCGGGCGAGGGGATGACCGCCAAGCTCTCCGGGCCCTTCTCGGTCAACGATCAGGGGCTCATCTCGGGCGAATTCGCACTGACCTTGGTCAATATCAGCACCTGGCGGGAGAACCTCGTGAAGGCCATTCCCGAGGAAACCGACCTCATCAACAACGTCGCCAACGTGTTGGCCGCGCTCGCCGCTGGCAAAAACGAGGCGACCGTCAAGCTCAATGTGCGCGACGGAACCGCCTTTCTGGCTTTCGTTCCGATCGGTGTACTGCCGGCGCTTTGA
- a CDS encoding prephenate/arogenate dehydrogenase family protein, whose product MMAQQFETIALIGIGLIGSSIARDILDRQLAGTIVVATRSEATLKRAEQLGLGHRYTLSAAEAVKNADLVVVSVPVGASGAVAAEIAAHLKPGAIVTDVGSTKGSVIAQMAPHLPDTVHFVPGHPIAGTEHSGPDAGFAGLFRGRWCILTPPPGTDEEAVAKLRLFWEALGSMVDEMDPEHHDKVLAIVSHLPHIIAYNIVGTADDLATVTESEVIKYSASGFRDFTRLAASDPTMWRDVCLHNKDAILEMLARFSEDLASLQRAIRWGDGDKLFDLFTRTRTIRRSIIQAGQDTAMPDFGRHAMDQK is encoded by the coding sequence ATGATGGCTCAGCAGTTCGAAACCATCGCCCTCATCGGCATCGGCCTGATCGGCTCGTCGATCGCGCGGGATATCCTCGACAGGCAACTCGCCGGAACGATCGTCGTCGCCACCCGCAGCGAAGCAACGCTGAAGCGCGCCGAGCAGCTCGGCCTCGGGCATCGCTACACGCTCTCGGCCGCCGAGGCGGTGAAGAATGCCGATCTCGTCGTCGTCTCCGTGCCGGTCGGCGCGTCGGGCGCCGTCGCCGCTGAAATCGCCGCGCATCTGAAGCCTGGTGCGATCGTCACCGATGTCGGCTCGACGAAGGGCTCGGTGATCGCGCAGATGGCGCCGCATCTGCCGGACACGGTGCATTTCGTGCCCGGTCACCCGATCGCCGGTACGGAGCACTCCGGTCCGGATGCCGGCTTTGCCGGGCTTTTCCGCGGCCGCTGGTGCATCCTGACGCCGCCCCCGGGCACGGATGAGGAGGCAGTCGCCAAACTCCGGCTTTTCTGGGAGGCGCTCGGCTCGATGGTCGACGAGATGGATCCCGAGCATCACGACAAGGTGCTGGCGATCGTCTCGCACTTGCCGCACATCATCGCCTACAACATCGTCGGCACGGCGGACGACCTCGCCACCGTGACCGAGTCGGAAGTGATCAAATATTCGGCCTCCGGTTTCCGCGATTTCACCCGTCTTGCCGCCTCGGATCCGACCATGTGGCGCGACGTCTGCCTGCACAACAAGGATGCGATCCTCGAAATGCTGGCGCGCTTCTCGGAGGACCTTGCCTCGCTGCAGCGCGCGATCCGCTGGGGCGACGGCGACAAGCTGTTCGATCTCTTCACCCGCACCCGGACGATCCGCCGGTCGATCATCCAAGCCGGTCAGGACACGGCGATGCCGGACTTCGGCCGGCATGCCATGGATCAGAAGTAG
- a CDS encoding YdcF family protein, which translates to MADRGKWRDRAARRRRSRSMLRKILRRGFFALLALLAVFVAGFLQFADTVASMQPPPAPRADGIVVLTGGFQRIEQAVELLKSGAGRRLLISGVHPATTGSQIRRNTQSSADLFRCCVDIGHEAIDTIGNATEAGQWIHDRGYRSILVVTNNYHMPRSLLELRRVRPDTEFIAYPVVNSDLKTSNWLRNPLFIKAILLEYAKYSIASLRDLASEHLGNN; encoded by the coding sequence ATGGCGGGACAGGGCCGCGCGCCGTCGGCGGTCTCGCAGCATGCTGCGGAAAATTCTGCGCCGCGGCTTCTTCGCGCTGCTGGCCCTTCTCGCCGTCTTCGTCGCCGGCTTCCTGCAATTCGCCGACACGGTTGCCTCGATGCAACCGCCTCCAGCGCCCCGTGCGGATGGGATCGTCGTCTTGACCGGCGGCTTCCAGCGTATCGAGCAGGCGGTCGAGCTTCTGAAGTCCGGCGCCGGCAGGCGGCTTCTGATTTCCGGCGTCCATCCGGCGACGACGGGGAGCCAGATACGCCGCAACACGCAAAGCTCGGCCGACCTCTTCAGATGCTGCGTCGATATCGGCCATGAAGCGATCGACACGATCGGCAACGCAACCGAGGCCGGGCAATGGATTCACGACCGCGGCTATCGGAGCATCCTCGTCGTCACCAACAACTACCATATGCCGCGCAGCCTTCTCGAATTGCGCCGCGTCCGGCCGGACACGGAGTTCATTGCCTATCCAGTCGTCAATTCGGATTTGAAGACGTCCAACTGGCTGCGCAATCCGCTCTTCATCAAGGCCATCCTGCTCGAATACGCCAAGTATTCCATCGCGTCATTGCGGGATCTTGCGAGCGAGCACTTGGGAAATAATTAG
- a CDS encoding gamma-glutamylcyclotransferase: protein MAADMDEFWVFGYGSLMWNPGFRFEEKQTARAFGYRRSLCVHSWVHRGTERHPGLVLGLDYGGSCIGMAFRVASAERAEVTDYLRERELVTHVYKERTMPVQLSDGRRVPALAYVIDRNHVQYAGALTADAAAATVATAVGKSGHNREYVLNTLAHLREMGIRDHWLEEVAANLIAGEPASAQA, encoded by the coding sequence ATGGCAGCGGATATGGACGAATTTTGGGTCTTTGGCTACGGCTCATTGATGTGGAATCCGGGCTTTCGCTTCGAGGAGAAGCAGACGGCACGGGCCTTCGGTTATCGCCGCTCCCTCTGCGTCCACTCCTGGGTGCATCGCGGCACCGAGCGGCATCCCGGCCTCGTGCTCGGGCTGGACTATGGCGGCTCCTGCATAGGCATGGCGTTTCGCGTCGCCTCCGCCGAGAGGGCGGAGGTGACGGACTATCTGCGTGAGCGGGAACTGGTCACCCATGTCTACAAGGAGCGGACCATGCCGGTACAGCTCTCCGACGGTCGCCGCGTGCCGGCGCTTGCCTATGTGATCGACCGCAATCACGTGCAATATGCCGGTGCGCTAACCGCGGATGCGGCAGCCGCGACGGTCGCAACCGCCGTGGGCAAGTCGGGGCACAACAGGGAATACGTGCTCAACACGCTGGCCCACCTCAGGGAGATGGGCATCCGGGACCACTGGCTCGAGGAGGTCGCCGCCAACCTCATCGCCGGCGAACCAGCGTCGGCTCAGGCTTGA
- a CDS encoding lysophospholipid acyltransferase family protein — protein MIILRSILFNLVFYANLIVQMIVLTPIYFLVPRKTAWFVPKNWVRSNHWLQAKIVGTTFEIEGLENVPDGAYIFAPKHQSFWDAYALLPWLDDPFYILKRELTWIPLFGWYIIKQRMVPVNRAARGKAMTEVMDRTKREMATGRQLIIYPEGTRRPPGAPPEYKYGIARLYRDLQVPVVPVAMHPGLFWPRRKFLRFPGHFKVRVLPPIEAGLDPDAFLAKLVAVTEAASDELLVETVRANPHLPLPPTAEQRLRELGADQA, from the coding sequence ATGATCATCCTGCGTTCGATCCTCTTCAACCTGGTCTTCTATGCCAATCTGATCGTCCAGATGATCGTGCTGACCCCGATCTATTTTCTGGTGCCGCGCAAGACCGCTTGGTTCGTGCCGAAGAACTGGGTGCGCAGCAACCACTGGCTCCAGGCGAAGATCGTCGGAACGACCTTCGAGATCGAGGGTCTCGAGAATGTCCCCGACGGCGCCTACATCTTCGCGCCGAAGCACCAGTCCTTCTGGGACGCTTATGCGCTTCTGCCCTGGCTCGACGATCCCTTCTACATCCTCAAGCGCGAGCTGACCTGGATTCCGCTTTTCGGCTGGTACATCATCAAGCAGCGGATGGTGCCGGTGAACCGCGCCGCCCGGGGCAAGGCGATGACGGAGGTCATGGATCGCACCAAGCGGGAAATGGCAACCGGACGTCAACTGATCATTTATCCGGAAGGCACGCGGCGCCCACCCGGCGCCCCGCCGGAATACAAATACGGCATTGCCCGGCTTTATCGGGACCTGCAGGTGCCGGTTGTCCCGGTCGCCATGCATCCAGGCCTGTTCTGGCCACGCCGCAAGTTCCTGCGCTTTCCCGGCCACTTCAAGGTGCGTGTCTTGCCGCCGATCGAAGCAGGACTGGATCCGGACGCCTTTCTGGCCAAGCTGGTCGCGGTGACCGAGGCCGCAAGCGACGAGCTTCTCGTCGAGACCGTCAGGGCCAATCCGCATCTGCCCTTGCCGCCGACGGCGGAACAACGGCTGCGCGAGCTCGGCGCCGATCAAGCCTGA